A stretch of DNA from Asticcacaulis sp.:
TGCGTCTAGCCAACATACATTTTATCCAACATTGAGGGCAGCCTTCAGATCGATAATGCCTTCGTAAATTGCCTTGCCGACGATGGCGCCATGTACGCCGAGAGCCTTGAGATCATAGAGGTCTTCGATTGATTTCACCCCGCCGGATGCCTGGATTTCGAGGTCCGGGCGTTTTTTTCGCAGTGCCTTCATCAAATCCATGTTCGGCCCCATCAGCATGCCGTCGCGCGACACGTCAGTGACGAGAATGCGCTGTGCTACGCCGAACGGATAATAGTCGAGCACTTCAAACAGGTCCAAACCTGAACCTTCTACCCAACCATGTGTTGCGACCTGAAAGAAGGTTTCATGGTCGGGATTGTTGATGCTGGGAAATACATCAAGCGCCAGGGTGATGCGATCCTTGCCGAAATCGCGGAGCCAGCCGCGCACGTCTTCCGGATTTTTCACCGCGGCCGAACCGACTACGACCGCCGAAACGCCCTGATCCAGCAGGGTCTGGACGTGTTCGCGGGTACGCACACCGCCGCCTGTCTGGATCTTGGCACGCGAAGCCTTGGCCAGTTGACCGATCAGTTCATGCTGTTGCGGCGAACCAGCCTTGGCGCCGTCGAGATCGACGATATGCACCCATTGTGCAAACTCCTCATTGAAGAGCGCGAGGCGCTTAAAGGGATCGGAATCGTACTTCGTCACGGCATCAAAGCGGCCCTGTGCGAGGCGGACGCATTCACCGTTAATCAGGTCGATGGCGGGGTAAAGGATCATAGGTCTACAAAATTCTTCAAAATCTGAGCGCCGATGGTGGAAGAGCGCTCGGGGTGGAACTGACAGCCAAACACATTGTCCTTGCGCACCATGGCGGCGAAGGGTTCGCCATAGGTGCTGGTGGCCAGTGTATAGTCATTGACCGGGCAGACATAGCTATGGACGAAATAGGCGAAATCGCCATTTTTAACGCCTTCGGTCAGTGGATCGACCTTAAGGACTTCCAACTGGTTCCAGCCCATATGCGGCACGACCATATCCGGCGTGGCGGTCATTTTCGTGACCTTGCCGGGGATCAGGCTGAGGCATTCGACATCGCCTTCTTCGGAACCTTCAAACAGCAGTTGCTGGCCGAGGCAGACGCCTAGAAGCGGCACTTTCAGACCGCGAATGGTATCGAACAGGCCCAGTTCACGAATACGCGACATGGCAAATCCCGCCGCGCCGACACCGGGTAAAACCACCTTGGTCGCTGCCGCGATTTCCGCCGGATCGGAACTCAGGCGGGCTTGCGCTCCCAATCGTTCCAGCGCGAAGAGGACGGAAGCCGTATTGGCGCAGCCGATTTCAATGACCGTGATCATTAAGCCAACATACCTTTCGTGGAAGGCAGCGCGTCGCCTTCGATGCGCGTCGCCTGGCGCAGGGCGCGGCCGAGCGCCTTGAAGCAGGCTTCGGTCTTGTGGTGGTCATTACCGCCGCTGACCTCGACATGGATCGAGGCACCGAGGGTTTCCGACAGCGAACGGAAGGCGTGCGCGGTCATCTCGGTCTGGTAGTCACCGATATGCGTGGACTGGAACTCGCCCTTGAAGACGCAGAACGGCCGGCCGCCGAGATCGACCGAGACCTTGGCCTCCGTCTCATCCATCGGCAGCACAAAGCCAAAGCGCGCCATGCCGACGCGATCGCCGAGCGCGATCTTCAGCGCCTGACCGAAGGCCAGCATACAGTCTTCCACCGTGTGGTGGGCGTCAATTTCGAGATCGCCTTCGCAGGCCAGTTGCAGCGAGAAACCGCCGTGCGTCGCCACCTGGTCGAGCATATGATCGAAGAAGCCAACGCCGGTATGGACCCTGACCGGCTTGGGCTGGTCGAGATTGACCTGCACCGAGATCTTGGTTTCCTTTGTGTCGCGCAGGATTTCGCCGACGCGCGGCGCCTTGTCCGCCGGCGCCACATCGAGCGCCCGCAGGATGCGATTATTGGTGGCAACATCGCCGAGCGCCAGCAGTAAACCGGTCGGCGTCACCTGCGGTGAGAGGCCCAGCCGCTTGAGCGCGGTCTGAGTTTGCAGCAGCGCCTTCGGGCGCAGCAGCATGAAGGGGCCGTCGTTCAGATCGAAGCTTTCCAGTTGCTTCGATTGCGAAAGCGCTTCGCGCACGCGGGCCTGTTCGGTTCGGATCAGATCGACGCGCGATTGCAGG
This window harbors:
- the hisA gene encoding 1-(5-phosphoribosyl)-5-[(5-phosphoribosylamino)methylideneamino]imidazole-4-carboxamide isomerase; the protein is MILYPAIDLINGECVRLAQGRFDAVTKYDSDPFKRLALFNEEFAQWVHIVDLDGAKAGSPQQHELIGQLAKASRAKIQTGGGVRTREHVQTLLDQGVSAVVVGSAAVKNPEDVRGWLRDFGKDRITLALDVFPSINNPDHETFFQVATHGWVEGSGLDLFEVLDYYPFGVAQRILVTDVSRDGMLMGPNMDLMKALRKKRPDLEIQASGGVKSIEDLYDLKALGVHGAIVGKAIYEGIIDLKAALNVG
- the hisH gene encoding imidazole glycerol phosphate synthase subunit HisH, coding for MITVIEIGCANTASVLFALERLGAQARLSSDPAEIAAATKVVLPGVGAAGFAMSRIRELGLFDTIRGLKVPLLGVCLGQQLLFEGSEEGDVECLSLIPGKVTKMTATPDMVVPHMGWNQLEVLKVDPLTEGVKNGDFAYFVHSYVCPVNDYTLATSTYGEPFAAMVRKDNVFGCQFHPERSSTIGAQILKNFVDL
- the hisB gene encoding imidazoleglycerol-phosphate dehydratase HisB, translated to MFNSPFSSLNASGSGLESLPPSLEPLRERMADYYGVEAHQLMVTRGASHAMEILMRRLRVHGHEFLWAGADHYLEDLCGVYNLTIRKPPENGPYAKGGGFCLVHNPRQTDGKAWDITAARALAVDLFPTLLVIDESYFDACTAASMVELATVEPNVVVLKSLSYLFGMAGARVGALIANTKTLQGLLKFCEPHPLPTPSVRAAEAALSASRALTLQSRVDLIRTEQARVREALSQSKQLESFDLNDGPFMLLRPKALLQTQTALKRLGLSPQVTPTGLLLALGDVATNNRILRALDVAPADKAPRVGEILRDTKETKISVQVNLDQPKPVRVHTGVGFFDHMLDQVATHGGFSLQLACEGDLEIDAHHTVEDCMLAFGQALKIALGDRVGMARFGFVLPMDETEAKVSVDLGGRPFCVFKGEFQSTHIGDYQTEMTAHAFRSLSETLGASIHVEVSGGNDHHKTEACFKALGRALRQATRIEGDALPSTKGMLA